CCAGTACTTGGCCACGCTGAACATCTTCCTTCTTCGTACCACGAAGAAGAGCACCAACGTTGTCGCCCGCTTGACCTTCGTCAAGAAGCTTACGAAACATCTCTACACCAGTTACGGTAGTAGTTGTTGTGTCGCGGATGCCTACGATTTCTACAGAGTCACCAGTGCGAACAATACCGCGCTCGATACGACCTGTAACAACAGTACCACGACCTGAGATTGAGAATACGTCCTCAATTGGCATCAGGAATGGCTTGTCAGTAATACGAACTGGTTCCGGGATAAAAGTATCGAGTGCTTCGAAAAGCTCCTTGATGCTGTTTACGCCCTGCTCTTTACCTTCGATTGCACCAAGTGCAGAACCGCGGATAACTGGAGCGTCGTCTCCTGGGAAGTTGTACTCGCTGAGTAGTTCACGAACTTCGAGCTCTACGAGGTCGAGAAGTTCTTCATCATCAACAACATCTACTTTGTTCATGAATACTACGAGGTGAGGTACGTTTACTTGACGTGCAAGCAGTACGTGCTCACGAGTCTGAGGCATTGGACCATCAGCAGCAGATACTACGAGGATTGCTCCGTCCATCTGTGCAGCACCCGTGATCATGTTTTTAACATAATCGGCGTGGCCTGGGCAGTCGACGTGTGCGTAGTGACGGTTCGCTGTTTCATACTCAACGTGTGAAGTAGCGATTGTCATGATCTTAGATGCATCACGACGGCCTTGTGATTCAGATGCCTTAGCAACTTCGTCATAAGCAATCGCGGCAACGCCGCCATGTTCTTTTGCTGAAATACAAGTCAACGCTGCTGTCAGGGTAGTTTTCCCGTGGTCAACGTGACCGATG
Above is a genomic segment from Deltaproteobacteria bacterium containing:
- the tuf gene encoding elongation factor Tu, encoding MAKEKFERNKPHVNVGTIGHVDHGKTTLTAALTCISAKEHGGVAAIAYDEVAKASESQGRRDASKIMTIATSHVEYETANRHYAHVDCPGHADYVKNMITGAAQMDGAILVVSAADGPMPQTREHVLLARQVNVPHLVVFMNKVDVVDDEELLDLVELEVRELLSEYNFPGDDAPVIRGSALGAIEGKEQGVNSIKELFEALDTFIPEPVRITDKPFLMPIEDVFSISGRGTVVTGRIERGIVRTGDSVEIVGIRDTTTTTVTGVEMFRKLLDEGQAGDNVGALLRGTKKEDVQRGQVLAAPGTIHPHQKFTCEVYVLNKDEGGRHTPFFSNYRPQFYFRTTDVTGSIKLPEGTEMVMPGDNVSMEVELICPIAMEKEVRFAIREGGRTVGAGVVTEILE